Proteins co-encoded in one Yamadazyma tenuis chromosome 1, complete sequence genomic window:
- the COR1 gene encoding Cytochrome b-c1 complex subunit 1, mitochondrial (COG:O; MEROPS:MER0043998; EggNog:ENOG503NV82), whose amino-acid sequence MIRGSTFKSGMKSVAAAKRAIATATTPTKYATLSNGVTIATETNPHAKVSTIGLWFGAGSRSEHSYSNGISALTVSTLASTLEDGVLLTSQSTKETNAIIAQTTNDNVLEAAKLISKIGSNPSEYLEKADLALSKSQLIAQAAQLEATPDKMVLEHLNASAFQGYSLALPTLGTSESISGLQLQDSERLLERHLVGSNVVVAASGNFDHNQLVEAVEAALSIKQGHKPAVKPASFLGSEVKMRDDTMPKAYVALAAQGEGVSSPAYYVAQVASKIFNDFDHHSAFAKFQSPKLASQVQEYHIVDKYTHFSTSYSDTGLWGFNAEISNIYQIDDFVHFTLKQWNRLSISITDAEVERAKQQTKTALLAGLNSTEAIASDIAKKVLLLGYRTSIRESLEKIDAITTKDVRAWAQAALWDKDIVISGTGQIEGLMDYNRWRNGMAMMRW is encoded by the coding sequence ATGATTCGTGGATCTACCTTCAAATCTGGGATGAAGAGCGTTGCCGCCGCCAAGCGTGCCATCGCTACCGCCACCACTCCCACCAAGTATGCCACTCTTTCCAATGGAGTTACCATCGCTACCGAAACCAACCCTCACGCCAAAGTGTCCACCATTGGTTTATGGTTTGGTGCCGGATCCAGAAGCGAACATTCCTACAGTAACGGTATCTCGGCCTTGACCGTGTCCACCCTCGCCTCCACCCTCGAAGATGGGGTGCTTTTGACTTCTCAAAGCACCAAGGAAACCAATGCCATTATTGCCCAAACCACTAATGATAACGTGCTCGAAGCTGCTAAACTCATCAGTAAAATTGGTTCTAACCCTTCAGAATATTTGGAAAAAGCTGACTTGGCTTTATCTAAGTCTCAATTGATCGCCCAGGCTGCCCAGTTGGAAGCAACTCCAGATAAAATGGTGTTGGAACACTTGAATGCTTCTGCTTTCCAAGGTTATTCTTTGGCGTTGCCAACCTTGGGTACTTCCGAGTCCATCTCTGGTTTACAACTCCAGGATTCTGAGCGGTTGTTGGAAAGACACTTGGTGGGTTCCAACGTGGTGGTTGCCGCTTCTGGTAACTTTGACCACaaccaattggttgaagcagttgaagCTGCTTTGTCCATCAAACAAGGTCACAAGCCCGCCGTCAAGCCTGCTTCATTCTTGGGTTCTGAAGTCAAAATGAGAGACGACACCATGCCAAAGGCCTATGTGGCATTGGCTGCTCAAGGTGAAGGAGTGTCATCTCCTGCCTACTATGTGGCTCAAGTGGcctccaagatctttaACGACTTTGACCACCACTCGGCCTTTGCCAAATTCCAGTCACCCAAGTTGGCTTCTCAAGTGCAAGAATACCACATTGTGGACAAATATACTCACTTTTCCACCTCTTACTCAGACACTGGGTTATGGGGTTTCAATGCTGAGATCTCCAACATTTACCAAATAGATGACTTTGTTCACTTCACCTTGAAGCAGTGGAACAGATTGTCGATCTCCATCACTGATGCCGAAGTCGAAAGAGCCAAGCAACAAACCAAGACTGCTTTGTTGGCTGGATTGAACTCTACTGAAGCCATTGCTTCCGACATCGCCAAAAAGGTGTTATTGTTGGGTTACAGAACCTCGATAAGAGAATCCTTGGAAAAGATCGAtgccatcaccaccaaagacGTCAGGGCTTGGGCTCAAGCTGCCTTATGGGACAAGGACATTGTCATTTCTGGTACTGGACAAATCGAAGGATTGATGGATTACAACAGATGGAGAAATGGTATGGCCATGATGAGATGGTAA
- a CDS encoding uncharacterized protein (EggNog:ENOG503NYM7; COG:L) has protein sequence MKLLFPKIKSYHQLVAGILILWVITFFIHERFLPFYVANRCQWDQLTLSKQPEHHGFHKQHEPQVFEGITNILFIADPQLIDSHTYPGRNSLLLKLSQHTVDTYIKKNYRSFVRHLDPDYIFFLGDYLDNGRSSGDKYFNQQFRRFKNIFPHKKYGFKKDRNFFINVPGNHDIGIGDAVKLESRKRFSKKFGRLNTITTINDVDFIALDTPSLMSDNGEINGDARAFIDKQFGRTISKENPRVLLSHVPLYRDPSEKPCGPLRESPTFRLSKGYQYQSVVDAGLSSEILDLIQPDLVFSGDDHDYCDIQHSESTREVTVKSISMAMGIWRPGVQLLSFVNADEEFQYKTHMCYLPRPYYNIAHYVFMAAVSGLVLLYWNSSQSAIVGYTMLPLHNMNSKKLSDFIQDQDNENAAGSSPYIMPLPSYTNTKESPRTLQSRIRQSFDSWGLIRKRFHAIAFARQAGSKKAHHKKTSHITNTRVHVAMGCTASVPDPDDQDPFLMDKRVNAAINQSLQSNRKNSKNQVSLLLLGAGESGKSTVLKQLRLLHKGGFSDQERIQYGHVIWVDAIQSMKILIVQARALGIRLDCDDWSGSLYQYKRMVLKANALQQIDTSIAGGNNFLNEYVLKYSEVRRAKRRQNSTGIANNSFWDDNNSPRTGNNDRIVEEEVEAADAEVNGINGTTEKYSRSQIAEAIDMLWKYDSGIQQCFHRSNEFQLESNAAYYFEKIYEFAKPNYLFTNSDILKGRIKTTGITETNFHINSFKFKVLDAGGQRSERKKWIHCFDNITAILFVVAISEYDQTLFEDERVNRMHETLVLFDSLCNSRWFLNTAFILFLNKIDLFETKFSPQSLHKYFNDFTGNTVEDGISYFEKKFLAINKTNKPIYVHRTCATDSTSMKFVLSAVTDMIIEDNLRKSGLI, from the exons ATGAAGCTTCTTTTCCCCAAGATCAAGAGTTATCACCAATTAGTGGCGGGGATCCTTATCCTCTGGGTTATCACGTTTTTTATCCACGAGAGATTCCTTCCATTTTACGTGGCCAACCGGTGCCAGTGGGACCAGTTGACGCTTTCGAAGCAGCCAGAACACCATGGATTCCACAAGCAACATGAGCCCCAAGTATTCGAAGGTATAACCAATATTTTGTTCATTGCCGACCCCCAGCTAATTGATAGTCATACCTATCCTGGAAGAAACCTGcttttgttgaagctctCTCAACATACCGTTGATACGtatatcaagaagaactacCGGTCATTTGTGCGCCACTTGGACCCCGACtatatcttcttcttgggagATTACCTTGATAATGGCCGGTCCAGTGGTGATAAGTACTTCAACCAACAGTTCCGTCGGTTCAAAAACATTTTTCCCCATAAAAAGTACGGGTTCAAGAAGGAcagaaacttcttcattAACGTGCCTGGTAACCACGATATCGGGATTGGAGATGCTGTCAAGTTAGAAAGTCGCAAGCGGttttccaagaagtttggaagacttaacaccatcaccaccatcaacgaCGTGGACTTCATCGCGCTCGACACCCCTTCGTTGATGTCTGACAATGGTGAGATCAACGGTGATGCCCGGGCTTTCATCGATAAGCAGTTTGGTCGGACCATCTCAAAGGAGAATCCTCGGGTGTTACTTTCACATGTTCCATTGTATAGAGATCCCAGCGAGAAGCCATGCGGGCCTCTTCGTGAGAGCCCAACGTTCCGTCTTTCCAAGGGGTACCAATACCagctggtggtggatgcCGGGCTTTCGTCGGAGATTTTAGACCTAATCCAACCCGATTTGGTATTTAGTGGAGACGACCACGATTACTGCGATATTCAACATAGCGAGTCTACCAGAGAGGTCACCGTAAAGTCCATCAGTATGGCCATGGGAATATGGAGGCCGGGTGTCCAGCTTTTATCGTTTGTAAACGCTGATGAAGAGTTCCAGTACAAAACCCACATGTGCTACCTTCCACGCCCTTACTACAATATTGCCCATTATGTGTTTATGGCGGCGGTGAGTGGCTTGGTCTTGCTTTACTGGAACTCGAGCCAGTCGGCCATAGTTGGCTACACGATGTTACCGTTACACAACATGAATTCGAAGAAGCTCTCCGATTTTATTCAAGACCAAGACAATGAGAACGCGGCCGGCCTGTCGCCCTACATAATGCCTCTCCCCAGTtacacaaacaccaaggAGTCACCACGGACGCTCCAACTGAGAATACGACAACTGTTTGACAGCTGGGGCTTAATTCGCAAACGATTTCATGCGATCGCCTTTGCTCGTCAAGCAGGCCTG AAAAAGGCACACCACAAGAAAACATCCCACATTACAAACACCCGAGTGCACGTAGCCATGGGATGCACTGCTAGTGTTCCAGATCCCGATGACCAAGATCCATTTCTCATGGACAAAAGGGTCAATGCTGCCATCAACCAAAGTTTGCAACTGAATCGCAAGAACAGTAAAAACCAGGTCCTGCTTTTATTGTTGGGAGCTGGAGAGAGCGGTAAGTCCACCGTGTTAAAGCAGCTTCGGTTGCTCCACAAAGGAGGGTTTTCGGACCAGGAGAGAATACAATATGGCCATGTTATCTGGGTGGATGCCATACAGTCCATGAAGATTCTAATTGTTCAAGCTCGGGCATTAGGGATTCGGTTAGATTGTGATGATTGGTCAGGGTCCTTATATCAGTATAAGCGGATGGTATTGAAGGCCAATGCTTTGCAGCAGATTGATACTTCCATTGCTGGAGGtaacaatttcttgaacgaaTATGTCTTGAAGTATAGTGAGGTGAGACGTGCCAAAAGACGTCAGAATAGTACAGGGATCGCCAACAACTCGTTTTGGGACGATAATAATAGTCCACGAACAGGTAACAATGATCGGATcgtggaagaagaggtaGAGGCTGCAGATGCTGAAGTCAATGGTATCAACGGCACCACTGAAAAATATTCTCGAAGTCAAATAGCTGAAGCCATTGATATGCTATGGAAATATGATAGTGGGATTCAACAGTGTTTCCACCGGTCAAACGAGTTCCAGTTGGAATCAAATGCTGCCTATTACTTTGAGAAGATTTATGAGTTTGCCAAACCCAATTATTTGTTCACCAATAGTGATATTTTGAAGGGAAGGATCAAAACCACAGGAATCACCGAGACGAACTTCCATATCAATTCGTTCAAGTTTAAAGTGTTGGATGCTGGTGGTCAGCGGCTGGAAAGAAAAAAGTGGATCCATTGCTTTGATAATATCACCGCCATCTTATTTGTAGTGGCCATTAGTGAATATGATCAGacactttttgaagatgagcGAGTGAACCGAATGCATGAAACCCTTGTTTTGTTCGACTCACTATGCAACTCACGATGGTTTTTGAACACGGCTTTTATCCTCTTCTTAAACAAGATCGATTTGTTTGAAACCAAGTTTTCTCCTCAGCTGTTGCACAAGtatttcaatgattttaCTGGCAATACCGTAGAGGATGGAATCAGCTATTTTGAGAAAAAGTTCTTAGCAATCAACAAGACCAACAAACCCATCTACGTGCACCGAACCTGCGCCACCGACTCAACGTCGATGAAGTTTGTACTTTCGGCGGTAACCGATATGATTATCGAGGATAACTTAAGAAAGAGTGGACTCATTTAA
- a CDS encoding uncharacterized protein (EggNog:ENOG503Q3NT; COG:S), producing the protein MSDTSVLIAVAVAVVIHYLFKKYVDATKDVPDLYLSEQSLVEATRLSDQSAIYKSNKLDFGNGLRVGLDIRYNHYKIRHGNPCDVWELLVAGLKSNPQKLMVLNNEVIKISELNFKVNRVTAYLDANGIRNIAVKYSDFMASIDHTVILFACLINAVTVTFYQTSDDLQTLEVDHFGDQLLQEVDSILSATGELFTYENIYNFDKDKGARIRVVKKLDGSTIRTTEYLAVNLVSNIASTLKHLPPNETIGPKDTILVTNVNPHTSLVNTLCKVLTGFVTNSSVIITNSSSWENLVSYNPSVMFSDSSVYSKGELVHKLQRGLSVVGRTKYKLSMYFLSQGKFSRFGSSNLRLVYFTTIVGGPESCYFATAKLNQLRALLNARVIVEYGYDNLIGPVVLSDLYDYRVLDGAITENLVGSGCIFQAVEIKLVNLKSDNFGDIMVRGYNIGKVNNYIIGGGSGERVNKDNEGFMLLEGVKGKWGSDGCLYIYGE; encoded by the coding sequence ATGCTGGACACCTCGGTACTAATTGCGGTGGCGGTGGCCGTCGTCATCCActacttgttcaagaagtatGTTGATGCCACCAAGGATGTGCCTGACTTGTACTTATCCGAACAATCGTTGGTAGAAGCCACCAGACTTTCTGACCAGTCAGCCATCTACAAGAGTAACAAACTAGATTTCGGGAATGGGTTAAGGGTCGGCCTTGACATCCGCTATAACCACTACAAGATCCGTCACGGAAACCCCTGCGATGTGTGGGAGTTATTGGTGGCGGGTTTGAAATCTAATCCCCAGAAGCTTATGGTTCTAAACAATGAGGTGATCAAAATATCCGAATTAAACTTTAAGGTCAACCGCGTTACGGCTTATTTGGATGCAAATGGGATCCGGAACATCGCCGTAAAGTACTCCGACTTCATGGCATCCATTGATCACACGGTGATCTTGTTTGCTTGTTTGATCAATGCCGTCACTGTTACCTTCTACCAAACATCAGACGATCTTCAGACCTTGGAAGTAGACCACTTTGGTGACCAATTGTTGCAAGAGGTGGATCTGATCCTCTCCGCTACCGGTGAGCTATTCACCTACGAAAATATCTACAACTTCGACAAAGATAAAGGTGCACGGATCCGAGTGGTTAAGAAACTTGATGGATCTACAATCAGAACCACCGAATACTTGGCCGTCAACTTGGTCAGCAATATCGCTTCGACTTTGAAGCACCTACCACCAAATGAAACAATTGGTCCCAAAGACACGATATTGGTGACAAATGTAAACCCTCACACTCTGCTTGTGAACACACTATGCAAAGTGTTGACTGGGTTTGTGACTAACTCCAGtgtcatcatcaccaactcgCTGTCGTGGGAAAACCTTGTTCTGTACAACCCGTCGGTGATGTTCCTGGACCTGCTGGTATACTCTAAGGGCGAACTTGTGCACAAGTTACAAAGAGGGCTATCGGTTGTTGGTAGAACCAAGTACAAGCTTTCAATGTACTTTTTGTCCCAGGGAAAATTCAGTAGGTTTGGCAGCTCCAACTTGAGATTGGTGTacttcaccaccattgTAGGTGGGCCTGAGTCCTGCTACTTTGCTACCGCAAAACTTAATCAATTGAGGGCTTTGCTTAATGCAAGAGTCATTGTTGAGTATGGGTATGATAACTTGATAGGTCCCGTGGTGTTGAGTGATTTATACGATTATAGGGTGTTGGATGGAGCTATCACTGAGAATCTAGTGGGTTCTGGGTGTATTTTCCAAGCAGTTGAGATCAAGCttgtgaacttgaaatcgGACAATTTTGGAGATATTATGGTCAGAGGTTACAATATAGGTAAAGTCAACAATTAcattattggtggtggttcaGGGGAGAGAGTCAATAAAGACAATGAAGGGTTCATGTTGCTTGAGGGTGTGAAAGGTAAATGGGGAAGTGATGGATGCTTGTACATATATGGTGAATAA
- the PAN3 gene encoding PAB-dependent poly(A)-specific ribonuclease subunit 3 (EggNog:ENOG503NWS9; COG:A; BUSCO:EOG09261Q5L), whose product MSVNTSLNGKADTKKRFNFNTPSFQPSPGAAASAASVGSLTGKFSGLSPKLDKIPTFVPSGESNEGLRASSVTPIGAASRKFNTSASVFTPSTFEASSPSVNITPNPYANPPSSAGNQSISSMGSNDMYYQHTSTNYPLNYHLYAPAPPPRLMIPLPSHQTNSQEMFIPNDLRETLQRRNETTLQTLGGLSNLPDNVGAYHSLMPVDMETKSSVFGVNSAVYKVFSNVDGLAYALRKFDHSDTIQIDNKGPFKTVERWKRLQNSNIVGLHDCFTTIAFGGNRSQLCVVYDYYPNANTLSEQHINRKLGSKLEPINEDILWCYIIQITNALMDIHKSRLAARSALNLSKILVVGKNRIKLSSCGIDDIFNHESDDTTTVQDLQKQDLERFGKVVLSLALLMLPGSPSSRGTQDQINSLKGVVGDEMIDLLVKLNIGFMDVNLDKFNQFYLSKRSIKMINDLQKSQDYIESQLTNEVENARLFRLISKINFIVDSPHLLWKENEKVNLIKLFNDYIFHQHDESNRPIIDLSRVLIKLNKLDCGIEERFMLVSRDEKLSILVSYKELRDIIDSCFRELANLFAKSSSLTPLSSVELKEMDFEEEILLPNDYKYYHNNFDKSQFNLTLINSAIYLIKLLYLEDQEVEINPSNLRFFILQVLKRSKTSIQILQIACLYLMKLIKKRNDEKVKSLKNPKHLFLGLVILASKFNQDANYSFKTWVKILGLDSEDKNQIKLLKTLEIDLLQALEYNLYVSNATYENWCNVLLIFGYDFIKVQKILADSSKSEVVWESDSALIDSKLGKWGIFFSNLNVKNLDAVEIKFINYYLSQFNLKIFISNSFFVKRTIDDVNDADDSDLNDKVKLSCK is encoded by the exons ATGTCTGTAAATACCAGTTTGAACGGCAAAGCAGACACCAAGAAACGGTTCAATTTTAACACCCCGTCTTTCCAGCCATCTCCAGGTGCTGCTGCATCTGCTGCCAGTGTCGGCTCTTTAACAGGTAAGTTCTCCGGACTATCACCCAAACTTGATAAAATTCCTACGTTTGTGCCCAGCGGAGAATCCAATGAAGGGCTTCGGGCGTCTAGTGTGACACCAATTGGGGCAGCTTCTCGGAAATTCAACACTTCTGCGTCGGTGTTCACGCCCAGTACGTTTGAAGCATCTTCGCCTTCTGTTAACATCACACCAAACCCATATGCCAATCCTCCATCTTCTGCGGGAAACCAATCCATTTCAAGTATGGGCAGCAATGACATGTATTACCAACACACCAGCACAAACTATCCACTCAATTACCATCTCTATGCCCCTGCTCCTCCTCCTCGATTAATGATTCCGTTACCTTCACACCAAACCAATTCTCAAGAAATGTTCATCCCCAACGACTTACGTGAAAcactccaaagaagaaatgagACCACTCTCCAAACACTCGGTGGACTCAGCAACTTGCCTGATAATGTGGGTGCTTATCACTCTTTGATGCCTGTTGACATGGAGACAAAGTCTTCGGTATTTGGGGTCAATTCGGCAGTGTATAAAGTGTTTTCGAATGTGGATGGACTTGCCTATGCTCTACGGAAGTTTGACCATAGTGACACCATTCAAATAGATAACAAGGGTCCTTTTAAAACCGTTGAAAGGTGGAAACGCTTGCAAAACAGTAACATTGTGGGGTTGCACGATTGTTTCACGACCATTGCCTTTGGAGGAAACAGATCACAGTTATGTGTGGTATATGACTATTATCCGAACGCAAATACCCTTCTGGAACAGCATATCAATCGGAAATTGGGGTCCAAACTTGAGCCTATTAATGAAGACATTCTTTGGTGCTACATTATTCAAATAACTAACGCACTAATGGATATTCACAAAAGTCGGTTGGCGGCTCGATCAGCATTGAACCTAAGTAAGATTCTTGTGGTGGGAAAAAACAGAATCAAGTTATCCAGCTGTGGTATTGACGACATTTTCAATCATGAATCAGATGACACTACCACGGTTCAAGACCTACAAAAGCAAGATCTTGAGCGGTTTGGAAAAGTGGTGTTGTCATTGGCGTTGTTAATGCTCCCAGgatcaccatcatcacGTGGTACCCAAGACCAGATCAATAGCTTGAAAGGTGTGGTTGGAGATGAGATGATTGACCTTCTCGTAAAGTTGAACATCGGCTTTATGGACGTTaatttggacaagttcaaccagTTTTATCTCAGTAAGAGACTGATTAAGATGATCAATGATCTACAGAAATCCCAAGACTATATAGAAAGCCAACTCACTAATGAGGTTGAAAATGCCCGTCTCTTCAGACTCATTTCTaagatcaacttcatcgtTGACAGTCCCCATTTGCTCTGGAAAGAGAACGAAAaggtgaacttgatcaagctTTTCAACGACTAcatttttcaccaacacGATGAGTCCAATAGGCCTATTATCGATTTATCCCGGGTGTTGATAAAACTTAATAAGCTAGACTGTGGTATAGAAGAGCGATTCATGTTGGTGTCACGAGATGAGAAGCTTTCGATTCTTGTCAGCTACAAAGAGTTGCGAGACATAATCGACAGCTGTTTCCGGGAATTAGCAAA CTTGTTTGCTAAGTCTTCCAGTTTAACACCTTTGTCTTCAGTTGAGTTAAAGGAAAtggactttgaagaagaaattttATTGCCCAATGACTACAAATACTATCATAATAACTTTGATAAGAGCCAGTTCAACTTaaccttgatcaacagTGCCATttatttgatcaagttattgTACCTTGAAGACCAGGAGGTGGAAATCAATCCTTCTAACTTGAGGTTCTTTATTTTGCAGGTTTTGAAGAGGTCAAAGACTTCGATCCAAATCTTGCAAATTGCATGCCTTTACTTGATGAAACTCATCAAGAAAAGGAATGACGAAAAGGTTAAGTCGTTGAAAAATCCCAAACATTTgtttttggggttggtgaTCTTGGCCTCTAAGTTCAATCAAGATGCTAATTACTCCTTTAAAACGTGGGTGAAAATCTTAGGGTTGGATTCGGAGGACAAGAACCAAATAAAGTTGCTAAAGACATTGGAAATCGACTTATTGCAGGCGTTGGAATATAATTTGTACGTCAGTAATGCCACCTACGAAAACTGGTGCAATGTGTTGCTTATTTTTGGGtatgatttcatcaaggttcaaaagatcttggctGATAGTTCGAAGAGTGAAGTAGTTTGGGAAAGTGATTCTGCGTTGATTGATTCCAAACTCGGTAAATGGGGAATattcttttccaatttgaatgTGAAAAATCTTGATGCAGTTGAgatcaagttcattaaTTACTACTTGAGTcaattcaacttgaagatttttatttccaactccttctTTGTCAAGAGAACAATTGATGATGTGAACGATGCCGATGATAGCGACTTGAACGATAAAGTCAAACTTTCTTGTAAGTAG
- a CDS encoding oxidoreductase (EggNog:ENOG503NZ6I; COG:Q), protein MPFVLILTGASTGIGASIASIYLSRPDTCLVAVARSEDKLQELVETYGSDRVAFVAGSVSEDQVIRQSVELAVSKFGRVDSVIANAGVLDPVQTIDNADIDAWKQAFDVNFFSVVNLAKYVIPELRKTRGSFIGVSSGASVGATNGWGCYGATKAALNHLVLTIAEQEASSQVTSLSVAPGVVDTSMQLDIREKHKSAMKPESHRRFTKLHEEQKLLHPDVPATVYVNLALNGWDSTINGKYLRYNDAALASYI, encoded by the exons ATGCCATTTGTATTGATACTTACTGGCGCCTCTACTG GGATTGGAGCTTCAATTGCCCTGATCTATTTGTCACGTCCTGATACATGTCTTGTTGCTGTGGCTAGATCAGAGgacaaacttcaagaattggttgaaaCCTACGGATCTGACAGAGTAGCATTTGTGGCTGGTAGCGTGTCAGAAGACCAAGTTATTCGTCAGAGCGTGGAGTTGGCGGTGTCGAAGTTTGGCCGAGTCGACTCAGTTATTGCTAATGCTGGAGTGTTGGACCCAGTACAAACCATAGATAATGCTGATATCGATGCCTGGAAACAAGCGTTCGACGTGAATTTCTTCTCTGTtgtcaacttggccaagtacgTGATTCCTGAATTGCGTAAGACCCGTGGAAGTTTCATTGGTGTGTCGTCCGGGGCTTCAGTTGGAGCCACCAATGGTTGGGGTTGTTATGGTGCCACCAAGGCGGCATTGAACCACTTAGTTCTCACCATCGCCGAACAAGAGGCCAGCAGTCAAGTGACGTCGCTTTCGGTTGCTCCTGGCGTGGTGGATACGTCTATGCAATTGGACATTAGAGAAAAACATAAGAGTGCCATGAAGCCCGAATCCCACAGGCGGTTCACAAAATTAcatgaagaacaaaagTTACTTCACCCTGATGTTCCGGCCACCGTCTACGTGAACTTGGCTCTTAATGGCTGGGATTCGACTATCAATGGCAAATATTTAAGATATAACGATGCAGCATTAGCCTCATATATTTAG
- the URA6 gene encoding bifunctional uridylate/adenylate kinase (BUSCO:EOG09264O6J; COG:F; EggNog:ENOG503NVA4): MISRIVTARTMARSVGSVRTTLIREPGSLRFNSSITKPKFPSSASTTPPPPPPPPRGRILIGLGLLAAATSMAAVFYTNKSPVSAVEPQPQTGPEFPENKISVVFVLGGPGAGKGTQCAKLVQQKGFVHLSAGDLLRAEQAREGSKYGELIATCIKDGTIVPQEVTLALLKQAILEQFQKGSTRFLVDGFPRKMDQALSFEEQIAKSAFTLFFECPEQVMLARLLERGKTSGRADDNVESIRKRFKTFIDTSMPVVDYFDKQGRVVKVRCDHPVDQVYASVLEALKQRGI; this comes from the coding sequence ATGATTTCCAGAATTGTAACTGCTAGAACCATGGCCAGAAGTGTTGGTAGCGTCAGAACCACACTTATACGTGAGCCTGGCTCCCTTCGATTCAACTCAAGTATCACCAAGCCCAAATTCCCGTCGTCAGCCTCGACTACTCCTCCtcccccaccaccacctccaagaGGACGGATCTTAATTGGGTTAGGGTTGTTGGCAGCCGCCACCTCCATGGCCGCCGTGTTCTATACCAACAAGTCCCCGGTATCGGCGGTGGAACCgcaaccacaaacaggCCCAGAGTTCCCTGAAAACAAAATATCggtggtgtttgtgttggGAGGTCCGGGCGCTGGCAAAGGCACCCAATGTGCCAAATTGGTGCAACAAAAGGGATTTGTTCATTTGAGTGCTGGAGACTTATTGAGAGCCGAGCAGGCCAGAGAAGGGTCCAAGTATGGTGAGTTGATTGCCACATGTATCAAAGACGGAACCATTGTTCCTCAAGAAGTGACACTTGCTTTGTTGAAACAGGCAATCTTGGAGCAGTTCCAAAAAGGTTCCACCCGGTTTTTGGTTGATGGATTCCCCAGGAAAATGGACCAGGCGCTCTCCTTTGAAGAGCAGATTGCCAAATCAGCCTTTACGTTGTTCTTTGAGTGCCCTGAACAGGTGATGTTGGCAAGATTATTAGAAAGAGGTAAAACCAGTGGCCGCGCTGATGATAACGTGGAGAGCATTAGAAAGCGGTTTAAAACGTTTATTGACACATCGATGCCCGTGGTCGACTACTTCGACAAGCAGGGCCGTGTGGTGAAGGTTAGATGTGATCACCCGGTTGACCAAGTGTATGCATCGGTGTTGGAAGCCTTGAAACAAAGGGGTATTTGA
- the pin1 gene encoding peptidyl-prolyl cis-trans isomerase Pin1 (BUSCO:EOG09264PI4; EggNog:ENOG503P1QY; COG:O), with the protein METGLPENYAIQVSRTHNREYYVNNVTGESSWEPPAGTDKQKLDKYLEEFENNGYKPLVNSNKQVRATHLLVKHNQSRRPKSWKSPDGITRSRDDAIRLIKQYREKVLKENIPLGDLAATESDCSSHSQHGDLGWFGKGQMQPPFEITSFNLNVGELSEPVETDSGIHLLLRTG; encoded by the coding sequence ATGGAAACAGGACTCCCCGAAAACTACGCTATCCAAGTGTCTCGTACTCATAACAGAGAGTACTACGTAAACAATGTCACCGGTGAGTCTTCTTGGGAACCTCCCGCCGGCACCGACAAACAGAAACTCGATAAGTACCtcgaagagtttgaaaacaacGGATACAAGCCTCTTGTAAATAGTAACAAACAGGTCAGAGCTACGCATTTGTTGGTCAAACACAACCAGTCCAGAAGACCAAAGTCTTGGAAGTCTCCCGATGGCATCACCCGGTCTCGAGATGATGCCATCCGTTTGATCAAGCAGTACAGAGAAAAGGTATTGAAGGAGAATATCCCCCTCGGAGACTTGGCCGCCACTGAGAGTGACTGTTCGTCCCACAGTCAGCACGGTGACTTGGGCTGGTTCGGAAAGGGCCAAATGCAGCCTCCATTTGAAATcacttctttcaacttAAATGTAGGAGAATTGAGTGAGCCAGTTGAGACTGATAGTGGCATCCATTTGTTGTTAAGAACCGGTTAA